In the Salinirubrum litoreum genome, one interval contains:
- a CDS encoding DASH family cryptochrome has product MTAETALVWFRRDLRLHDNEALSDALGADHLLPVYCVDPRHYGRRPFGGRDSFDYEKTGPYRARFRRESLADLRESLRDLDSDLIVREGKPETIVPALAKATDADAVYFHTYPTGEEMAVEEGVTDLLGKLGTDVERRWGHTLYHLDDLPNGYEEIPDTYTSFRKSVENRSTVRPPFRAPEAESMPPVATTTDGDEIGAGAIPTVDSLGVDAPHGADSEGEPTERGALRFTGGESAALDRLDTYLWDEDRLREYKETRNGLLGQGFSSKLSAWLNEGCLSPRFVEREVRRYEEQRVSNDSTYWLLFELVWRDFFQFQFAKHGTDFWRRGGIRNRTDIAWRDDETLFERWKAGETGIPFVDAAMRELNETGYVSNRARQNAASFLVNNCRIDWRKGAAYYETQLVDYDPCSNYGNWAYIAGVGNDNRDRYFNLVKQAKQYDGDAEYVTHWLPELDPLPPRLAHEPWKTSDSTQAEYGVELGIDYPEPVFDLEQSYEKLR; this is encoded by the coding sequence ATGACGGCCGAGACCGCACTCGTCTGGTTCCGACGCGACCTCCGACTCCACGACAACGAGGCGCTGTCGGACGCACTGGGGGCCGACCACCTCCTGCCGGTGTACTGTGTCGATCCACGCCACTACGGCCGCAGACCGTTCGGCGGCCGCGACTCCTTCGACTACGAGAAGACCGGTCCCTACCGCGCCCGGTTCCGCCGGGAGTCGCTCGCTGACCTCCGCGAGTCGCTCCGCGATCTGGACAGCGACCTGATCGTCCGGGAGGGCAAGCCCGAGACGATCGTCCCCGCACTCGCCAAAGCGACCGACGCCGACGCCGTCTACTTCCACACCTACCCGACCGGCGAGGAGATGGCCGTCGAGGAGGGTGTCACGGACCTCCTCGGCAAACTCGGGACCGACGTGGAACGACGCTGGGGGCACACGCTCTACCACCTCGACGACCTGCCGAACGGCTACGAGGAGATTCCCGACACCTACACCTCCTTCCGGAAGTCCGTCGAGAACCGCTCGACGGTCCGGCCGCCCTTCCGCGCACCCGAGGCCGAGTCGATGCCGCCCGTGGCGACCACGACCGACGGCGACGAGATCGGTGCCGGCGCGATTCCGACCGTCGACAGCCTCGGCGTCGACGCGCCCCACGGTGCGGACTCGGAGGGCGAACCGACCGAACGGGGCGCGCTCCGGTTCACTGGCGGGGAGTCGGCCGCGCTCGACCGCCTCGACACGTACCTGTGGGACGAAGACCGCCTGCGCGAGTACAAGGAGACGAGAAACGGCCTGCTCGGCCAGGGGTTCTCCTCGAAGCTCTCTGCCTGGCTCAACGAGGGCTGTCTCTCGCCTCGATTCGTCGAACGCGAGGTGCGCCGGTACGAGGAACAGCGTGTCAGCAACGACTCGACGTACTGGCTCCTCTTCGAACTCGTCTGGCGTGACTTCTTCCAGTTCCAGTTCGCCAAACACGGCACCGACTTCTGGCGACGGGGCGGCATCAGAAATCGCACTGACATCGCGTGGCGCGACGACGAGACACTGTTCGAGCGCTGGAAAGCCGGCGAGACCGGTATCCCGTTCGTCGACGCCGCGATGCGGGAACTGAACGAGACCGGCTACGTCTCCAACCGCGCGCGTCAGAACGCGGCGTCGTTCCTCGTCAACAACTGTCGAATCGACTGGCGGAAGGGTGCGGCGTACTACGAGACCCAACTGGTCGACTACGACCCCTGCTCGAACTACGGCAACTGGGCGTACATCGCCGGCGTGGGCAACGACAACCGCGACCGGTACTTCAACCTCGTCAAACAGGCGAAGCAGTACGACGGCGACGCCGAGTACGTGACACACTGGCTCCCGGAACTCGACCCCCTGCCGCCGCGACTCGCCCACGAACCGTGGAAGACGTCGGATTCGACGCAGGCGGAGTACGGTGTCGAACTCGGCATCGACTACCCCGAACCGGTGTTCGACCTCGAACAGTCCTACGAGAAACTTCGCTGA
- a CDS encoding helix-turn-helix transcriptional regulator: MQRTLSGFGDLGWVEKTDKHYHTTLAGDMVLESYEDLSSVVTEVHELRPFLEHASEEFHDLPPGVLSSTTITTATRENPHAPINRYLELMRDGHVGRFRGVTPIVSGVFNQASESAIGPETDMELVIDDSVLERSQEDYQDALQVAYDLDQFTLYLSSEPIEFGLAIIDDVSWLGAYDDNGNLVACVDSDHPALFDWAMSVYERRREMSIELDAPADEASVAVASDGGDATAEGEAESSLESE, translated from the coding sequence GTGCAACGAACGCTCTCGGGGTTCGGCGATCTCGGGTGGGTCGAGAAGACGGACAAACACTACCACACGACGCTCGCGGGCGACATGGTGCTGGAGTCGTACGAAGACCTCTCGTCGGTCGTCACCGAGGTTCACGAGTTGCGGCCGTTCCTCGAACACGCCAGCGAGGAGTTCCACGACCTCCCCCCGGGTGTGCTCTCCTCGACGACCATCACCACCGCGACGCGGGAGAACCCACACGCGCCGATCAATCGCTATCTCGAACTGATGCGTGACGGCCACGTGGGCCGGTTCCGTGGCGTGACGCCGATCGTCAGCGGTGTGTTCAACCAGGCCTCCGAGTCGGCTATCGGGCCGGAGACCGACATGGAGTTGGTGATCGACGACTCGGTGCTGGAACGGTCACAGGAGGACTACCAGGACGCACTGCAGGTGGCGTACGACCTCGATCAGTTCACGCTGTACCTCTCCTCTGAGCCGATCGAGTTCGGACTGGCGATCATCGACGACGTCTCCTGGCTCGGTGCGTACGACGACAACGGAAATCTGGTCGCGTGCGTCGATAGCGACCATCCGGCGTTGTTCGACTGGGCGATGTCCGTGTACGAACGTCGACGTGAGATGTCGATCGAACTCGACGCACCCGCAGACGAGGCGAGCGTCGCTGTCGCGTCCGACGGTGGAGATGCCACCGCAGAAGGCGAAGCCGAGTCGTCCCTCGAGTCGGAGTAA
- a CDS encoding chemotaxis protein CheC → MDIDLQSLERYNRLARVGAERAATSLSELLGVETVVDVTRVSLVSPESARRSLIETVGSTSRSRTSGPHRTDDSGTDGTNGTDGVSGGDGVSGEDGASRSVADDRRDGGRSETSGDTGEPTCVGITLEGGISGRALLGLDESSRDRLVYEFLPSVVGSSDPAHAAGGVVEVGNIVLRGFVDGWADHLGTSVDTTPPRQVDPRSLDGESASSGIEEFVFLFESELRAVDADVRFDVCMLPDYATLTTLVGGATGLTGPTVSLRRLRQFRAVVERGTDRASDDIAAMTGFETDVDVDRFSFLPITETPNHVAPGRRVGTVFHFDGPPSGYAVLLLSEQSAARVADELLSGSASVAGDSPAGRSSESRRRGPDSTDETGLTALERSAVGEFGTVVTSGFVDGWADVFESEIDLSPPQVVEDDGRSILSPIAGRLARRQSYAFVLDIGVEPDRVRWGGDVREPADEIDFRLSIFPEETKLSHDSREQSRRVRNADVNQRRGRRNSGSSRWRGYTPRRDEPRRPQEHRSGVETGHGVAGDDSDVDGGSADRNDEPDDRNDEPADGSTEPDDRHDEPDDAGSVPDGTSRSRGQIGDTDGDRQQVGLGECAVTTDGEILATSGIGSSLALCLYDSAGTAGFAHVMLPRSRDRDDATDATFVDTGIEALVRRLEKTGLAREDLDAKLVGGSRMLEFSADAGDIGARNVRVARQEFGEHGIPVVSTHVGGDYGRSVVFDGETGEVLVRTADGTDSRL, encoded by the coding sequence ATGGACATCGACCTCCAGTCGCTCGAACGGTACAACAGACTCGCTCGGGTGGGGGCGGAGCGGGCGGCCACGTCGCTGTCGGAACTCCTCGGTGTCGAGACCGTCGTCGACGTCACTCGCGTCAGTCTCGTCTCACCCGAGAGTGCGCGCCGGTCGCTGATCGAAACTGTCGGGAGCACGTCACGATCTCGGACGTCGGGCCCGCACCGAACAGACGACTCGGGAACAGACGGCACGAATGGGACGGACGGCGTGAGCGGAGGAGACGGCGTAAGTGGGGAAGACGGCGCGAGTCGGAGCGTCGCTGATGATCGGAGAGACGGAGGTAGGAGCGAGACGAGTGGTGATACCGGAGAGCCGACGTGTGTCGGTATCACGCTCGAGGGCGGCATCTCCGGTCGGGCACTCCTCGGACTGGACGAGTCGAGTCGGGACAGACTCGTCTACGAGTTTCTCCCCTCTGTCGTCGGGTCGAGCGATCCGGCACACGCGGCCGGCGGTGTCGTCGAGGTGGGCAACATCGTCCTGCGGGGCTTCGTCGATGGCTGGGCGGACCACCTGGGGACGAGCGTCGACACGACGCCCCCCAGGCAAGTGGACCCGAGAAGTCTCGACGGCGAATCGGCGTCGAGCGGCATCGAGGAGTTCGTCTTCCTCTTCGAGAGTGAACTCCGAGCAGTCGACGCCGACGTGCGCTTCGACGTCTGTATGCTCCCGGACTACGCGACGCTGACCACACTCGTCGGGGGCGCGACCGGCTTGACCGGTCCGACCGTCTCGCTCCGCCGACTCCGCCAGTTCCGGGCGGTCGTCGAACGCGGGACCGACCGCGCGAGCGACGACATCGCGGCCATGACCGGCTTCGAGACCGACGTGGACGTAGACCGCTTCAGTTTCCTCCCGATCACGGAGACCCCGAACCACGTCGCTCCCGGTCGGCGAGTCGGCACCGTCTTCCACTTCGACGGGCCACCGTCGGGCTACGCGGTACTGTTGTTGTCCGAGCAGTCGGCAGCGCGAGTCGCGGACGAACTGCTCTCCGGAAGCGCGTCTGTCGCCGGCGACTCTCCCGCCGGTCGGTCGTCAGAGAGCAGGAGACGAGGACCTGATAGCACAGACGAGACTGGCCTGACTGCACTAGAGCGAAGTGCTGTCGGGGAGTTCGGAACCGTCGTGACGAGCGGGTTCGTGGACGGGTGGGCCGACGTGTTCGAAAGCGAGATCGACCTCTCGCCGCCACAGGTCGTCGAAGATGACGGGCGGTCGATCCTGAGTCCGATCGCGGGCCGACTCGCTCGAAGGCAGTCGTACGCCTTCGTACTCGACATCGGGGTCGAACCCGACCGGGTACGCTGGGGAGGAGACGTCCGTGAGCCCGCGGACGAAATCGACTTCAGGCTCTCGATCTTCCCCGAGGAGACGAAACTCAGTCACGACTCACGAGAGCAGTCACGGCGTGTTCGGAACGCGGACGTGAACCAGCGACGCGGGCGTCGAAACTCGGGGAGCAGTCGCTGGCGTGGGTACACGCCTCGGCGAGACGAACCTCGACGTCCTCAGGAGCATCGGTCCGGTGTCGAGACCGGCCACGGTGTCGCTGGCGATGACTCCGACGTGGACGGCGGATCAGCCGACAGGAACGACGAACCGGACGACAGGAACGACGAACCAGCCGACGGGAGCACCGAACCGGACGATAGGCACGACGAACCGGACGACGCGGGCAGCGTGCCCGACGGGACATCGAGGAGTCGGGGACAGATCGGAGATACGGACGGCGACCGCCAGCAAGTCGGACTCGGCGAGTGTGCGGTGACGACAGACGGAGAGATACTGGCGACGAGCGGAATCGGCTCCAGTCTCGCACTCTGTCTGTACGACTCGGCTGGCACCGCGGGCTTCGCTCACGTGATGTTGCCGCGATCACGTGATCGTGACGACGCCACCGACGCGACGTTCGTCGATACCGGGATCGAGGCGCTCGTTCGACGGCTGGAGAAGACGGGTCTGGCTCGCGAGGATCTCGACGCGAAACTCGTCGGCGGGAGTCGAATGTTGGAGTTCTCGGCGGACGCGGGCGACATCGGTGCGCGAAACGTTCGCGTAGCCCGGCAGGAGTTCGGTGAACACGGTATTCCGGTCGTCTCGACACACGTCGGCGGTGACTACGGCCGGTCTGTCGTCTTCGACGGGGAGACTGGTGAGGTACTCGTTCGGACGGCCGACGGAACCGACAGTCGTCTGTGA
- a CDS encoding Cdc6/Cdc18 family protein, translating to MPDSGEQLFTRNDPIFANKELLEISHLPGEGRIVGRDDEIGNLATAVNPAIFGQSPSNVLIYGKTGTGKSLCAKYVSQRLVDTADEEGVRAMFAYVDCAQDTTETQAVQTIAADVNDPEVTGIRVPDKGLSTSTYYKRLWRVLDALYDVVLIILDEIDKLENDDILMQLSRAGEAGKITDCKLGVIGISNKIQYKDRMDERVKSSLCEREFVFPPYDADQLSDIMEARSDAFRDGVLDPSTVPRAAALAAREHGDARKAIDILRYAGEIAQSNGETTVREEFVTQARERAETDRFRELIRGSTPHSRYVLQALAVLSLSNSRKDGFRTSRVYEIYEEICRQEGSDSLSLRRVRDLLKEHAFLDIIEQSKHSGGSAEGSYTKHQLLEEPTVVKEVLTEDTQSG from the coding sequence ATGCCCGACTCCGGCGAACAACTCTTCACGCGGAACGACCCCATCTTCGCCAACAAGGAACTCTTGGAGATCAGCCACCTCCCCGGAGAGGGTCGGATCGTCGGCCGCGACGACGAGATCGGCAACCTCGCGACCGCAGTCAACCCGGCGATATTCGGCCAGAGTCCGAGCAACGTTCTCATCTACGGGAAGACCGGCACCGGAAAGTCGCTCTGCGCGAAGTACGTCTCCCAACGACTGGTCGACACCGCCGACGAGGAGGGTGTCCGGGCGATGTTCGCGTACGTCGACTGCGCGCAGGACACCACCGAGACGCAGGCCGTCCAGACCATCGCCGCCGACGTGAACGACCCCGAGGTCACCGGCATCCGCGTCCCCGACAAGGGACTGTCCACGTCCACCTACTACAAACGACTCTGGCGCGTGCTCGACGCGCTGTACGACGTGGTACTCATCATCTTGGACGAGATCGACAAACTGGAGAACGACGACATCCTGATGCAACTCTCCCGTGCCGGGGAGGCGGGGAAGATCACCGACTGCAAACTCGGCGTCATCGGCATCAGCAACAAGATCCAGTACAAAGATCGGATGGACGAGCGCGTCAAATCCAGTCTCTGTGAACGCGAGTTCGTCTTCCCGCCGTACGACGCGGACCAACTCAGCGACATCATGGAAGCGCGGTCCGACGCGTTCCGCGACGGTGTTCTCGACCCGTCCACCGTCCCGCGAGCCGCCGCGCTCGCCGCCCGCGAACACGGTGACGCCCGGAAGGCAATCGACATTCTCCGGTACGCGGGTGAGATCGCGCAGTCGAACGGCGAGACGACGGTCCGCGAGGAGTTCGTCACCCAGGCCCGCGAACGCGCCGAGACCGACCGTTTTCGGGAACTCATCCGTGGCTCGACGCCACACTCGCGGTACGTCCTGCAGGCGCTCGCGGTCCTCTCGCTGTCGAACAGCAGAAAAGACGGCTTCCGGACGAGTCGCGTCTACGAGATCTACGAGGAGATCTGCCGACAGGAGGGCTCCGACAGCCTCTCGCTCCGCCGGGTTCGCGATCTACTGAAAGAACACGCGTTCCTCGACATCATCGAGCAGTCGAAACACAGCGGCGGAAGCGCGGAAGGAAGCTACACGAAACACCAACTGCTCGAAGAACCGACCGTCGTGAAAGAGGTGCTGACCGAAGACACACAATCGGGGTGA
- a CDS encoding CheR family methyltransferase, producing MSFQRLLDYVEREIGFATSYYNDAYLDRRISARMRRTDCDDYAEYRERLRADPDEPALLLDSLNVNVTGFFRNPETWSAVVPILRALTEERQRATLWSVPCADGREPYTLSMLALDDADVAASRLSILASDIDPNALASARDGVYHTTRTTDIAAELDPLSTAGEYVTREGDEFRVTDRVQSLVEFSQHDLIQDRPPGEFDMVVCRNLFIYIDAQYKRPIFETLDEALRPGGYLVIGRTETVHRDFKETFESVDSERRIYRKAPAE from the coding sequence ATGAGTTTCCAGCGCCTGCTCGACTACGTCGAGCGTGAGATCGGGTTCGCGACGAGTTACTACAACGACGCGTACCTCGACCGACGAATCTCGGCGCGGATGCGCCGGACGGACTGCGACGACTACGCCGAGTACCGCGAGCGACTCCGGGCGGACCCCGACGAACCGGCGCTCCTGCTGGACTCGCTCAACGTCAACGTCACCGGGTTCTTCCGCAACCCGGAGACGTGGTCGGCGGTCGTCCCGATCCTTCGGGCGCTCACCGAGGAGCGACAGCGGGCGACTCTCTGGAGTGTCCCCTGTGCGGACGGGCGAGAGCCCTACACGCTGTCGATGCTGGCGTTGGACGACGCGGACGTGGCGGCGAGTCGGCTCTCGATCCTCGCCAGCGACATCGACCCGAACGCCCTCGCAAGTGCCCGGGACGGCGTCTACCACACGACCCGAACGACCGACATCGCGGCGGAACTCGATCCCCTCTCGACTGCCGGGGAGTACGTGACCCGCGAAGGTGACGAGTTCCGGGTGACGGACCGGGTGCAGTCTCTCGTCGAGTTCAGCCAACACGACCTGATTCAGGACAGGCCGCCCGGGGAGTTCGACATGGTGGTCTGTCGGAACCTGTTCATCTACATCGACGCGCAGTACAAACGACCGATCTTCGAGACGCTGGACGAGGCGCTCCGGCCCGGTGGGTATCTCGTCATCGGCCGGACGGAGACGGTCCACCGCGACTTCAAAGAGACGTTCGAGTCGGTCGACAGCGAGCGACGAATCTACCGGAAAGCGCCGGCGGAGTGA
- a CDS encoding S1C family serine protease, whose translation MPRRRHLLAVLAGLLAGCTDRDGPAPTTGPPPSPTHTPTDTPTPTPRPRPSPSPTPEPDPTSVDAYEAVADTTALVTAYGTSDSGQATGFLTDAGLVTNHHVVTDRSVFEVRFPRGEWRDATLLASDRHSDLAVLRADTPDYVTPVAFAGELPPIGTRVVAVGHPFGLPQSASAGIVSGLHRTFTGETGGLVLDSVQTDAAVNPGNSGGPLVTYDGDVIGVVSAGGGETVTFAPSAPLARRVVPVLADGRRYDHPFLGVRGRTVTPTVAVANDLRAATGYLVVSVVSSLLVGDRLVTAEERVTLRNQRVPVGGDVIVGIDDRPVGAERDLLRYLALEANPGQTVTLEIRRDGETQRVETRLGRRPTEPAGFV comes from the coding sequence GTGCCCCGACGCCGCCACCTCCTCGCGGTCCTCGCCGGTCTCCTCGCTGGCTGTACCGACCGGGACGGGCCGGCACCGACCACCGGGCCGCCGCCCTCCCCGACGCACACCCCGACCGACACACCGACGCCGACGCCACGACCCAGACCGAGTCCCTCGCCGACACCGGAACCGGACCCGACCAGCGTCGACGCCTACGAGGCGGTCGCCGACACGACTGCGCTCGTGACGGCATACGGGACGAGTGACAGCGGACAAGCCACCGGCTTCCTGACCGACGCCGGACTGGTGACGAACCACCACGTCGTCACCGACCGCTCGGTGTTCGAAGTCCGGTTCCCACGCGGCGAGTGGCGCGACGCGACACTCCTCGCTTCCGACCGCCACAGCGACCTCGCGGTCCTCCGGGCCGACACGCCCGACTACGTCACGCCCGTCGCCTTCGCGGGCGAACTCCCACCGATCGGGACACGCGTCGTCGCAGTCGGCCACCCCTTCGGACTTCCGCAGTCCGCGAGCGCCGGCATCGTCAGCGGACTCCACCGGACCTTCACCGGCGAGACCGGTGGCCTCGTGCTGGACTCGGTGCAGACCGACGCCGCGGTCAACCCCGGTAACTCCGGTGGGCCGTTGGTCACCTACGACGGGGACGTGATCGGAGTCGTCAGCGCCGGCGGCGGCGAGACCGTCACGTTCGCTCCGTCGGCACCGCTCGCCCGGCGCGTCGTCCCCGTACTCGCCGACGGTCGGCGCTACGACCACCCGTTTCTCGGGGTGCGCGGGCGGACCGTCACGCCCACGGTCGCCGTCGCGAACGACCTCCGAGCCGCGACCGGCTACCTCGTCGTCTCGGTCGTGTCGAGTCTCCTCGTCGGGGACCGACTCGTCACGGCCGAGGAGCGCGTCACACTCCGGAACCAGCGCGTCCCGGTCGGCGGGGACGTGATCGTCGGGATCGACGACCGCCCGGTCGGGGCGGAACGCGACCTGCTCCGGTATCTCGCGCTGGAGGCGAACCCCGGCCAGACGGTCACGCTGGAGATCCGCAGAGACGGCGAGACCCAGCGCGTCGAGACCAGACTCGGACGGCGACCGACCGAGCCAGCAGGCTTCGTCTGA